In Bythopirellula goksoeyrii, a single window of DNA contains:
- a CDS encoding N-acyl-D-amino-acid deacylase family protein, with the protein MQYIIHLRSSSVPFLFSWLLFLSPGISHSVAEPVDADYLLVDGKIMDGSGEVSRVGSVAILGDRIIAVGDFERGSIGKTISCKGLILAPGFIDLHNHSDSSIEVTDDQTGETKTSRPILADSTRDAECYLRQGCTTLVTGNCGGGALLVGEFYDSLTEASPGLNVAQLLPQGELREKVIGSTRRAPTDTELAEMKKLANQAMEEGAWGMTTGLQYVPSSFADSAEIAAIARVVGQHGGIYASHIRNEGDFLLEAIEEAIEIGREGNLPVHISHLKSSQRPNWGKVRAAAALVERARAEGMQVTADQYPYDASSTTITAMLLPDEEREGGEKALLERLNDPEQVPRLQKLIEESLEARGAVMIARCPKHPSWVGKMIREVAKAENRKPAEIALEVLRSGDEQGVSFSMNEEDVRYVMTLPWVATASDGGVKVNDGTRPHPRSFGTFPRKIGYFAIEEGVLAPENAIRSASGLPADILNLPDRGYLKPGYFADVVAFDPATFRDHATYQEPFEQSTGVRWLFVNGQVAIEDGKLGTTNAGRALVKNAD; encoded by the coding sequence ATGCAGTACATAATTCACTTGCGAAGTTCGTCGGTCCCATTCCTGTTTTCCTGGCTACTCTTTCTGAGTCCTGGGATCTCGCATTCCGTAGCCGAACCAGTTGATGCAGATTATTTGTTGGTTGATGGAAAGATCATGGATGGCTCAGGAGAAGTCAGTCGTGTCGGCAGTGTTGCCATTCTTGGTGACCGGATCATTGCTGTTGGCGACTTCGAGAGAGGTTCGATAGGAAAGACCATCTCATGTAAAGGACTGATCCTCGCTCCCGGCTTTATCGACTTGCATAACCACAGCGATTCCTCGATCGAGGTTACCGACGACCAAACAGGCGAGACGAAAACTTCGCGTCCCATACTGGCAGATTCCACACGTGATGCGGAATGCTATCTCAGGCAGGGCTGCACGACCTTGGTCACAGGCAATTGTGGTGGCGGAGCATTGCTTGTCGGAGAATTTTACGATTCGTTGACTGAAGCGTCCCCCGGGTTGAATGTCGCTCAACTTTTGCCGCAAGGTGAATTGCGTGAAAAAGTGATCGGCTCGACCCGTCGAGCGCCGACGGATACCGAGCTGGCAGAAATGAAGAAGTTGGCTAATCAGGCCATGGAAGAGGGAGCCTGGGGAATGACGACCGGCTTGCAGTATGTCCCTAGTTCATTTGCCGACAGTGCAGAAATTGCGGCAATCGCAAGAGTTGTTGGTCAGCACGGAGGCATCTACGCCAGTCACATTCGCAATGAGGGGGATTTCTTGTTGGAGGCCATCGAGGAGGCTATTGAGATTGGACGAGAGGGAAACTTGCCCGTACATATCTCACATCTCAAATCGAGCCAACGCCCGAATTGGGGGAAAGTCCGTGCAGCAGCGGCTCTTGTTGAACGAGCCAGAGCAGAGGGTATGCAAGTGACTGCTGATCAATACCCCTATGATGCCAGTAGCACAACCATTACTGCTATGTTGCTGCCCGATGAGGAACGCGAAGGGGGAGAAAAAGCGCTGCTTGAGCGGCTCAATGATCCTGAGCAGGTGCCACGGCTGCAGAAGCTCATTGAAGAATCTCTCGAAGCAAGGGGTGCGGTGATGATTGCCCGCTGTCCCAAGCATCCTTCCTGGGTTGGCAAAATGATTCGCGAAGTGGCAAAGGCCGAGAATCGCAAACCAGCCGAAATCGCACTCGAGGTTCTGCGTTCCGGAGATGAACAAGGTGTGAGCTTCAGCATGAACGAGGAAGACGTGCGATATGTAATGACGCTTCCTTGGGTTGCCACAGCCTCGGACGGTGGAGTGAAAGTCAATGATGGGACGCGCCCGCATCCTCGCAGCTTTGGTACCTTCCCCCGAAAAATCGGTTACTTTGCCATTGAGGAAGGGGTGCTTGCTCCAGAAAATGCGATTCGTAGTGCCAGTGGCCTGCCTGCCGACATCTTGAATTTGCCCGACCGAGGCTACTTGAAGCCGGGCTACTTCGCCGACGTCGTGGCATTCGATCCTGCCACGTTTCGCGATCACGCTACGTATCAAGAGCCATTTGAACAATCCACAGGAGTGCGCTGGTTATTCGTCAACGGACAGGTGGCAATTGAAGACGGAAAACTGGGAACTACGAATGCCGGCCGGGCCTTGGTAAAGAACGCGGATTGA
- a CDS encoding S1/P1 nuclease, producing MKQLLRLLLALLAALGVSPTQTFSWFESGHHLVALLAFDQLTPHEQQQLLEILAAHPRYHEDFTPPVTISDADRWRIGTAGYWPDIARDQPIYNRPSWHYQLGATIKLGDLTRLSVPETPGPLPLDASLDTQELYIAQAIELCKKIFASREGRPSDRALSLCWLAHLVGDAHQPCHAGSLYAEGLFPDGDRGANRIPTLQSENMHALWDSLLGAEFNEEQLEKQLRSISEDPRYVRFGLKSLEDSAASHPLWWLGESRTLAQDFTYSHEVLGPLKAAIKERASLPTLYLSHQYVEFAKKLAHVRAIQAGFRLAEVWREGLANP from the coding sequence ATGAAACAACTATTGAGATTATTGCTGGCACTTCTTGCTGCTTTGGGAGTATCCCCCACTCAGACATTCTCCTGGTTCGAGTCAGGCCATCATCTCGTGGCCTTATTGGCATTTGATCAACTCACGCCCCATGAGCAACAGCAACTACTTGAGATTCTGGCAGCTCACCCCCGCTATCACGAGGATTTTACACCTCCCGTGACAATCAGCGATGCCGATCGGTGGAGGATTGGCACAGCAGGCTACTGGCCCGACATTGCCCGGGATCAACCGATCTACAATCGTCCATCTTGGCACTATCAACTCGGGGCTACGATCAAGCTTGGCGATCTGACTCGATTGAGTGTCCCCGAGACTCCTGGCCCGTTGCCATTGGATGCGTCGCTCGATACTCAAGAGCTTTACATTGCGCAAGCGATCGAACTCTGTAAGAAGATTTTTGCCTCCAGAGAAGGACGACCCAGCGACCGAGCCCTTTCCCTCTGTTGGTTGGCACATCTGGTCGGAGATGCTCACCAACCATGCCATGCAGGAAGCCTCTACGCCGAAGGTTTATTTCCTGACGGAGATCGGGGGGCGAACCGAATTCCGACGCTACAGAGTGAAAATATGCATGCTCTTTGGGATTCGTTGCTTGGCGCAGAATTCAATGAAGAACAACTTGAAAAACAATTGCGGTCTATCAGTGAAGACCCGCGCTATGTCAGATTTGGGCTAAAGAGCCTTGAAGATTCCGCAGCTTCTCACCCCTTGTGGTGGCTAGGCGAGAGTCGCACGCTGGCACAAGATTTTACCTACTCTCATGAAGTTTTAGGGCCTCTGAAGGCCGCTATCAAAGAGCGTGCTTCATTGCCTACGCTCTATCTGTCTCACCAGTACGTTGAATTTGCCAAGAAACTTGCGCATGTGCGAGCCATACAGGCGGGCTTTCGCTTGGCCGAGGTTTGGCGAGAAGGCTTGGCGAATCCGTAA
- a CDS encoding enoyl-CoA hydratase/isomerase family protein → MNCLTPDTTVGIILVYLPQQLDGKKIISPGLAMSIDYACQGAVGYITLNSPPGNNYDLSGMKELDQAIQTAASDTASRVIILRSGIRALFCLGADVRYLTETPEENNLLLAQCAHATLSRIAEIPKPFIALLEGHTLGGGLEIALACDFRFAAIGNYFIGLPEAGLGIMPGNGGTQRLARLVGPTKAMELLFDARRLKPSEAHELGIVDRLFPLPDAARSTHEYAEQLAQGASAAIGAIKLAVWQGIEHPLKQALDIEMRHAVPLLTHPQFLEGVQAFKEKRPPRFHL, encoded by the coding sequence ATGAATTGCCTGACACCTGATACGACCGTTGGTATAATACTAGTTTACTTGCCACAACAACTTGATGGCAAAAAAATCATTTCTCCAGGACTTGCCATGTCGATCGACTATGCTTGCCAGGGTGCCGTAGGCTATATAACGCTAAATAGCCCACCTGGAAATAACTACGACCTCAGTGGCATGAAGGAGCTCGACCAGGCGATTCAAACCGCGGCCAGTGACACCGCCTCGCGGGTGATTATTCTACGGAGTGGCATTCGAGCACTCTTCTGCCTAGGAGCCGATGTTCGCTATCTTACCGAAACCCCAGAGGAGAATAACCTCCTCCTTGCCCAGTGTGCCCACGCTACACTCAGCAGAATTGCCGAAATCCCCAAACCATTCATCGCGTTGCTCGAAGGGCATACGCTCGGCGGTGGTTTGGAAATTGCGCTCGCCTGCGACTTCCGCTTTGCTGCGATAGGCAACTATTTCATTGGCCTGCCCGAGGCAGGTCTCGGCATCATGCCTGGGAATGGCGGAACTCAAAGACTCGCGCGTCTCGTAGGTCCCACGAAGGCCATGGAACTCTTATTCGATGCTCGCCGCCTCAAGCCTTCCGAAGCTCATGAGCTGGGCATCGTGGACCGATTGTTTCCGCTCCCTGATGCTGCGCGCAGCACCCACGAATATGCCGAGCAGCTCGCCCAAGGTGCGAGTGCCGCGATCGGAGCAATTAAGCTTGCCGTTTGGCAAGGCATCGAGCATCCGCTCAAACAAGCCCTCGATATTGAGATGCGGCACGCCGTCCCTTTGCTCACTCACCCTCAGTTTCTTGAAGGGGTGCAAGCTTTCAAAGAAAAACGACCTCCCAGATTTCACCTGTAG
- a CDS encoding condensation domain-containing protein codes for MADELFPLPLTPFEFYYWCDDRPEYPTTFPMELVFRGPLNRESLETAIHVCLDRHPLLAANVDDLGRYPQWIAAQDKSLTLDWRDDLTSIDIARMRFMDLTKRIGVRLSVRTTVERSRLVLQFHHACCDALGALQFVADLLVAYDSAVAGENPVSKLEPLEADRLKMRGDYGLTEAGYTPNWGDAWRTARFWMGRMMCRPAVVASPRNGELKPAGSADLGYVTHVLSKKDRNSLLQRAVEADSSINDLLLAEFLVTLKEWNQECGSKNRQFVVNVPVSLRSRSDQRLPAANVLGFWFLQRNPNECSNATALLPGIHKELEAVKKWRLPLFFIGGLGYAYQFPGFMRRVLRGNKSFATAVLSNSGRALARLPLKHEHRKWISGGAVLERITGVPPVRPGTRVSIIIANYAYDTTVNLHWDQHELDETAARELLAAYVRRIKG; via the coding sequence ATGGCCGACGAGCTGTTTCCTTTGCCCCTAACGCCTTTTGAATTCTACTACTGGTGCGACGATCGCCCAGAGTATCCTACGACGTTTCCAATGGAACTCGTGTTTCGGGGGCCTCTGAATCGCGAATCGCTGGAGACTGCGATTCACGTTTGTCTTGATCGCCATCCGCTGTTGGCAGCGAACGTTGATGATTTAGGTAGATATCCCCAGTGGATCGCCGCACAGGATAAGTCACTCACTCTCGATTGGCGTGACGATTTGACATCGATCGATATTGCAAGAATGCGTTTCATGGATCTTACGAAGCGAATCGGCGTGCGTCTCTCCGTGAGGACGACCGTTGAGCGCAGTCGATTGGTGTTGCAATTTCATCATGCCTGCTGTGATGCCCTAGGTGCTTTGCAGTTTGTTGCTGACTTACTGGTGGCTTACGACTCAGCAGTAGCAGGCGAAAATCCAGTATCGAAGCTAGAGCCTCTGGAAGCAGACCGGCTGAAGATGCGTGGCGACTATGGACTCACAGAAGCTGGTTATACTCCGAATTGGGGGGATGCCTGGCGGACTGCTCGATTTTGGATGGGTCGCATGATGTGCCGACCAGCCGTAGTAGCCTCGCCGCGTAACGGAGAACTGAAACCAGCAGGTAGTGCTGACCTCGGATATGTCACGCACGTATTGAGCAAGAAAGATCGCAATAGCTTGCTGCAGCGGGCTGTCGAGGCGGATTCGAGTATCAATGATCTGTTGCTTGCAGAGTTCTTAGTGACGCTAAAGGAGTGGAACCAGGAGTGTGGTAGTAAGAATCGCCAGTTCGTCGTGAATGTGCCAGTCAGTTTAAGATCCCGGAGCGACCAACGACTTCCCGCAGCAAATGTGCTGGGTTTTTGGTTCTTGCAGCGCAATCCTAATGAGTGTAGCAACGCGACAGCTCTTCTGCCTGGAATACACAAGGAGTTGGAGGCTGTTAAGAAGTGGCGATTACCGCTCTTTTTCATCGGTGGTCTGGGATATGCCTACCAGTTTCCTGGCTTCATGCGCCGAGTCTTGCGAGGAAATAAATCCTTCGCTACGGCGGTACTCAGCAATTCAGGCAGAGCCTTAGCAAGGTTGCCCCTTAAGCACGAGCATCGAAAGTGGATTTCGGGTGGCGCGGTCTTGGAACGAATTACTGGAGTGCCACCAGTCCGGCCGGGGACGCGGGTTTCTATAATCATCGCCAACTATGCCTATGACACGACTGTCAATCTGCACTGGGACCAACATGAACTTGATGAAACGGCGGCTCGCGAGTTGTTGGCTGCCTATGTGAGGCGGATTAAGGGATAG
- a CDS encoding SDR family oxidoreductase, with product MIDLTGNVALVTGSSRGIGATCAMRLAEAGADIVLNYCTSRTAADKVAEQIQALGRRVAVVKADVSERDDIESLIEFIEDHFGRLDIVVSNAASGGFRSMMSITPTNFVGTMKTNVLAMIQLVQVASRLLEKSPGRAKVIGLSSHGANMAVPMYGCVGGSKAALESFARHLALELGDRGINVNIVRAGLVATDSTSNLPYADMMFEGRKWRSMTGDRFVEKEDVANAVLFLASPLSDMVQGETLTVDCGAQVHV from the coding sequence ATGATCGACCTAACCGGAAACGTAGCTCTCGTGACCGGCAGCTCCCGTGGCATCGGCGCTACTTGTGCTATGCGATTGGCAGAGGCTGGTGCCGATATTGTCCTCAATTACTGCACCTCTCGTACAGCCGCCGACAAAGTGGCCGAACAAATCCAAGCACTCGGCAGGCGTGTCGCGGTAGTGAAAGCTGATGTCTCGGAGCGGGACGACATCGAATCGCTCATCGAATTCATCGAGGACCACTTTGGGCGGCTCGACATAGTCGTCTCGAACGCCGCTTCTGGCGGATTCCGCTCGATGATGTCGATCACCCCTACAAATTTCGTCGGCACCATGAAAACGAACGTCCTCGCCATGATTCAACTGGTACAAGTCGCATCACGACTCTTGGAAAAGTCGCCAGGGCGAGCAAAAGTGATCGGGCTTTCCAGTCACGGGGCGAATATGGCAGTTCCAATGTATGGCTGCGTCGGTGGCTCCAAGGCGGCATTGGAAAGCTTCGCGCGCCACTTGGCACTTGAACTCGGTGATCGTGGAATCAATGTCAATATAGTTCGAGCTGGTTTGGTAGCTACCGACTCCACCTCGAATCTTCCCTACGCCGACATGATGTTCGAAGGGCGTAAGTGGCGCAGTATGACTGGCGATCGCTTTGTTGAGAAAGAAGATGTCGCTAATGCGGTGCTGTTCCTGGCAAGCCCTTTGAGCGACATGGTTCAGGGGGAAACCCTTACTGTCGACTGCGGCGCGCAAGTCCATGTATAA
- a CDS encoding 4'-phosphopantetheinyl transferase family protein, with protein MIVSAQCDLRYAPFSDLQLQRSTTGTDWLSQDELESWRTFRSDVRRNTFLAGRILAKRLLRAQHCTAWFTAPSQITICSNNVSSGVRPYIKFGENRLGYSLSISHTCDAVLVGGTNRSGVSVGVDLVEMRSLSAGFERSWLTDTEIALLHKNKDHLTVADIWAMKEAVYKAVHNGESFAPRNVEICPEPDGIIVFYRGKDISDRCKVRVWRFRGQIAAVATYQRLDKLPKSHFDNHDALVTIPSTSVPQTLSRNEL; from the coding sequence ATGATCGTCTCCGCCCAATGCGATCTCCGCTACGCGCCGTTTTCCGATTTGCAGCTTCAAAGAAGTACCACTGGTACGGACTGGCTTTCACAGGACGAACTCGAATCGTGGCGCACTTTTCGTTCGGATGTCCGCCGCAACACTTTTCTTGCCGGCCGCATCCTCGCGAAACGACTGTTGCGGGCTCAGCACTGTACGGCATGGTTTACGGCTCCATCACAGATAACGATCTGCAGCAACAATGTTTCGTCGGGAGTTCGACCCTATATCAAGTTTGGAGAAAATCGACTTGGATATTCGTTGTCGATATCGCACACGTGCGACGCTGTACTCGTGGGTGGTACCAATCGATCCGGAGTCTCCGTAGGGGTCGATCTGGTCGAGATGCGATCTCTGAGTGCAGGGTTCGAAAGGAGTTGGCTCACAGATACCGAAATCGCGTTGCTGCACAAAAACAAAGACCATCTGACCGTCGCCGATATCTGGGCGATGAAAGAGGCTGTCTATAAGGCCGTTCACAACGGCGAATCTTTTGCACCGCGCAACGTCGAGATCTGTCCAGAACCTGATGGCATCATCGTTTTCTACCGTGGCAAAGACATTAGCGATCGTTGCAAGGTGCGCGTTTGGCGATTCCGAGGGCAGATAGCTGCCGTCGCCACCTATCAGCGACTCGACAAATTGCCTAAATCGCATTTCGACAATCATGATGCACTCGTAACTATTCCTTCGACTTCTGTACCACAAACTCTTTCGAGAAACGAACTATGA